The following is a genomic window from Thermodesulfobacteriota bacterium.
CGGAACGTGAAAAGCCGCGAAACAGGGCTTGCCGCTGATCAGGCGTTCCAGGCCGCCGGGCCGGAAGCCGGCCGTCTGATCAGCGCGGGTAAAAACAATAATGTCCGCTTTTCTGATGGCGGAGGGGGGCTCCCGCAGGGGACCGGCCGGAAGGAGACGGCCGTTGCCCAGGGGACGGGCGTGGTCCAGCAGGACGATATCGATGTCCCGGGCCAGTTGAAAATGCTGAAAGCCGTCATCCAGGAGAACCACATCCGGAGCAAACCGCCCGATCGCTTCGGTCGCGATCCGGTAACGGTCCCGTCCCACGGCCACCGGCACACCGGGCAGCCGTTCGGCCATCAATAACGGTTCGTCTCCGGAACAGCCCGCATCCATCAGAAGATGTTTCCCGTCACTGACGATACCGCCCCGCTTCGAAGCGCTTCCCTTGTAACCCCGGCTGACGATCAGGGGGGAAAGACCGGCCGCCTTCAACAGCGTCGCGATGTGGATCGTCATGGGGGTCTTGCCGGTGCCGCCGGTGGTGATATTGCCGATGGAGACGGTCGGGCAGGGCAGGCGCTTTACCCTCATCAGTCCGTTGTCATGACGGGCCCTCCGCAGGAATGCCGCGCCGCCGTAAAGCCGGGAGAGCGGGGTCAGGGCCGAAGAGACGGCCCCGGTTGACAGCTTATCCCTGACGGTCATGGGTCACCCCGGTTAAGTTGATTTTTTCAGTACCGCCCAGGTCAGGAAAAGGAAAACAATGTTGGCCGACCATGCGGCCACCAGGGGCGGCAGCACGCCGCCGTATCCCAGAGACAGGGCAAAACCGTACAGCATCCAGTAGGCAAAAGCGATCCCGATGCCGTAGGCAATGGTGGCGGCGATTCCGCCCAGGGATCTGCCCGAGGCGCCCAGTCCGGTTCCCAGCAGGCTCATCAGCAGACAGACAAAGGGGAAGGCGATTTTGGCGTGCAGGTCAACCCGGTACAGGGCCGTGCTGTATCCTTCATCGGCGATCTTCCGGATGTGCCGCAGCAGCTCCAGGAAGCCCATCTCATCGGAACTCTTGGCGGCCCGGCCCACGTCTTCCGGCACAATATCCAGCGCCACCGTCAGCTGTTGTGTCACGGATGCCTGCGCCAGTTCGCCGTTTTCATCAAAGTGGTGATCCAGGGCGTTGATGAAGATCCATCCGGACGAGGAAAAGGCCCCCCGGTCGGCGTCAATCCGTCGCGTCAACCTGAAATCCTTGTCAAAAAAATTAAGGGTGACGCCGAAGGCGGCTTTCTCGGCCGGGTTGTAATAGTGGATATGCATGATGACCCGGCTGTCCTTGATCCATATGTCGTTCTGTTTGGCCGTAGCGGAGGCCTTGTGGCGGACCTTGTTCAGCCAGATGTCGTTGGCCTGGCTGATGGTCGCCGGAACCACAAATTCGGACAGCAGAAACAGGAACAGACAGAAACCGGCGCCGATGATCACGGTCGGCTTCAGCAGGAAACTGATTCCCAGGCCGCAGCTTTTCAGGGCGGTGGTTTCATTGTTCCGTTTCATCAGCCCGAAGACGATCAGGGTGGCGACCAGGGACGCAACCGGCGTGATTTGAACCAGCACCAGCGGTATTTTCAGCAGGAAGAAGAAGACGAATTTTGATAAAGGCAGGCCGGATTTGAGGACCTCTTCGATCTTTTCGAAGAAATCGATGGCGATATAGACGACCACGACCACCGTCGCGATCACGGCGAACTGCTTGAGAATTTCTCTGGAAATGTATCGGAAGAGTATCGACATGAATTGAATCCGGTCAGCCCCTCGAGAAAAAGTATCGGTAAATCCGGTTTATTTCATCCCGGATGCCGCGGTCATTGGCGGTAATCACGATCAGGTAGACGGCCAGAGCGGACATGACCGTGTTCGGCATCCACATCCCCATGGCGGGCGTCAGCGTTCCCTTTTCGCTGAAAATTTCTCCCGCGGACAGAAGGAGATAATAAACCAGAAAACAGACCAGGGCCAGTCCGATGCCCGATGACTTTCTGGCGCTGTGCGTCTGGATCCCCAGGGACACGGCCAGTATGCCCAGGGCGAGGCAGGCGAAGGGGATGGAGAATTTTTTGTGATATTCCAGTTGCGCCTGAAAATAGTCCTTGGTGTTCCGGTCGCCGGTTTTGAGATACTCCCGCAACTCGGTAAAGGTCATCTCCCGCTCGTCCTTGTGCCGGTATTTTTTCGGAATAGGTTTCTGGAGGTCGAGATTGACGGCGTAACGTTTAAAGCAGATGGACTGAAACGTTTTCTTGTCCGGCCGGGCCTGGTTGATCAGGCCGTCTAAGAGATTCAACCGGAAAATGCCGGTCTCCGGGTCAACGGTAAAATAGCCGGAAGGGGCGCAGACCGTCACGGCCTGGTCAGTGGTCTGGCGGTCTTCGATAAAAATCCCGGCAAGGGCGTTGGTCTTTTTATCCAGTCCGCTGATGTAGATGGTGAGATTGCTGAAATTGCTAATAAACTCCTGCTCCTTCAGCCCCATGGCGGGACTGGAGGTAATCGTTTTGTAGGTCAGGGCCTTCAGCGCGGTTTTGCCCCGCGGCAGCATCCATACGGACACCAGGGCGGTCAGCAGGGCGGCGCCCAGGGAGAAGACGGCGACCGGGTAGAGCAGCCGATAGACGCTGATGCCGCTGGACCGGATGGCGGTCACTTCGTTGTCGCCGGAAATCCGCAGGAAGGCCAGAAGAACCGCGATCATGGTGGAAATGGGAATGACGTATCCCAGAAAATAGGGCATGGAATAGAGCATGATCAGCAGGACCGCAACGACGGCGACATTGTAGTTGACGACAAAATCGATGATATCCAGGAGTTCGTGGGTCAGGAAAACGGAGGTGAAGAAGATGATGCTGACCGCAAAATAAGGAAGGAATTGCGTAAACACATATCTGTCCAGAGCGGTCGGTTTCATGGTTTGTCCGGGTTAATCGTTTTATCCGCCATTCTCCTGGTAAAAATAGCAAAAAGCGCCGTGCCGGACAACATGATTATCCCGGCCAGGGGAAAGGAGTGGCGGAGAGAGAAAAAGTCCATGGCCAGGCCGGCCAGCAGGGCGCCGAAAAACATGCCCATGCTGTGCGCCATGGTCATCAGGGACATGGTCGCGCCCATGGCGCCGGCGCTGTCCCCCTTGACGACGGCCATGGCCATCACCGGCGGCATGGCAATGCCGCCGCCGATCCCGAAAACGATGCTGGCGGTAAACAGTTCCCAGAAACCGGCGGCCCACTCAAAAGAGAATATCGCTCCGGCGACAATCAGCCCGCCGGTCACGGCCATTCTCCGTTTGTTGGTGTTGTCGGCCAGCATCCCCATGGGTACCTGCAGGAGACCGCTGACCAGAACGCCCAGCATCACCAGGACCCCTGTCCGGGTGCCGGATAATCCGAGGCCTCCGGCCAGGATGGGCAGAAAGCACCACAGGGTTCCGATGCAGAACACGTAAACAAAGCGGAACAGAAAAAGACCGTGCAGGGACTTGTCCCGCAGCAGCGCCGGCCAGGAAGCCGGGCGGGAACCCCGCAGCACGGCGTATTCCTCCTTCCGGGGCGGCAGGAAGAAAAGGCTCAGCAGGCAACCGGCCAGGGAAAGGACGCCCATGCCGATAAACGCCGCGTCGATGCCCCATGAGTCTTTGAGAAGACCGCCGAAGATGGGGCCGAGGCTGAGACTGCCGAATACCGACAGGTTGAACAGCCCCATGGTAAAGCCCTCTTTGTCTTTGGGCGTTATGTCGCCGATATAGGCCTGAGCGACCGGCATGATCATGGCCGAGGCGATGCCTTGGAAAAACCGGACGATGATCAGCCCGGTGATCGTGTCGGTACGCATGAAGGCCAGGGAAACGAGGGCGTATCCCATAAGCCCGATGGTAATGTAAGGCTTCCGTCCGCTCTTGTCGGAAAGATGCCCGAAGACGGGCAGGAGAATCGTCCGCGACAGAGAGAACACGGAAAAGATAAAGCCGATGTAAAACCCGCTGGCGCCGAGAGTTTCGGCGTAGACCGGCAGCAGGGGAACAACGATGCCCACTCCCATGACAGCGCTGAAAATGGAAAAAAAGAGGGCGGAAAATATTCTCTTGTCCAGTTGTTTCATGCCATTCGGGATGAGCGGTTTAGGCCTTCACGGCGATACAGTCGATTTCGACCAGTGCGCCCAGGGGAAGGGCCGCCACCTGAATGGTGGCCCGCGCGGGTTTGTGCGGTCCGAAAAAGTCGGCGTAAATCCGATTGACAACGGGAAAGTGGTTCATGTCGGCCAGAAAAACCGTGGCTCTGACGACGTCTCCGGGGGCAAATCCCGCCGCTTCGAGTACGGCCGCCAGGTTGGTCAGCACCTGCCGGGTCTGGCCGTCGATATCATCTCCGGCCATTTTCCCGGTTTCGGGAACGAGTCCGATTTGTCCGGAGCAGAACAGCATGTTTCCGGTTTTAACGGCCTGCGAATACGGACCGACCGCGACCGGTGCCTTTACGGTTGAGACATATTCCATGGGGATCACCGTTGTTTGTACTTTTCCACCACGCCTTCCACCAGCGACCGGATGTCGGACAGCCGCTGCCCGGTCAGGGCTTCAAATCGTAAGACCAGCGCCGGCTGGGTGTTGGAGGCGCGAACCAGGCCCCAGCCGTCATCAAACAGAACCCTGACCCCGTCAATGTCGATCACATGGTACCGGGCCTTCAAGTCATCCCGCACCCTGTCGACCAGATCGAATTTTTCATCGTCCGGACAGTCGACCCGGATCTCCGGCGTGGTGAAGGTTTCGGGGATGTCGGCCAGAAGGTCCGACAGGGGTCGGCCGAAGTCGGCCATCAGTTCCAGCAGCCGGCAGGAGGCGTAGATGGCGTCGTCAAATCCCAGGTACCGGTCGGCGAAGAAAATGTGGCCGCTCATCTCCCCCGCCAGTTCCGCCTTCTCCTGTTTCATTTTGGTTTTGATCAGGGAGTGGCCGGCTTTCCACATGATGGCCTGTCCGCCGTGACGGCGGATATCATCGTACAGCACCTGGGAGCATTTGACTTCCGAGACAAAGGTGGCGCCCGGCTTGCGGGATAGAATTTCCCGGGCAAAGAGGATCATCAGCCGGTCTCCATAGATGATCCGGCCGGTTTCATCCACCACGCCGATGCGGTCCCCGTCGCCGTCATAACCGATGCCCAGGTCCAGTTTTTTCCCCCGCACCAGGGAGATCAGATCCGTCAGGTTGTCCGGAATGGTCGGATCGGCCTCATGATTCGGAAAGCGGCCGTCCATGTCGCAGTAAAGGTCGTGGGTTTCGCAGCCCAGGTCCCGCAGGATCGGTACGGCCACCACCCCGGCGGTCCCGTTGCCGGCATCGACCGCGACCCGCAGGGGCCTGCTCAGGGAGACGCCCTTTTTAACAAAGGACTTATAAGGCGTGACCGCGTCCGCCGGCGATAAGGCGCCAGCGCCTTTTAAAAAGGACCGGCTGTCGATCATATCCCTTATTTTCAGGATTTCCCGGCCGAAGATGGAGTCCAGACCCAGGCAGAGCTTGAATCCGTTGTAGGCCGGCGGATTGTGGCTGGCGGTCACCATGATGCCCCCGCCCGTCGAGAAATGATGGATGGCAAAGTAGAAAACCGGTGTGGGACAGACGCCGATGTCCAGCACATCGCAACCCGTTTCACGCAACCCCCGGATGATCTGCCCGGCGTAAGCATCCGATGTCAGCCGGCAGTCACGGCCGACAGCCGCCAGAGACCGGCCATGTTTTTGCAGGTAGGTGCCGATGGCCTTTCCCAGCAGCAGCACGTCGTCCCCGCTGAAATCTTCTTCCGCGATTCCACGGATATCATATTCCCTGAAAATCCTGGGATTCATGTGTCCTGTCCTCATCTGGCCGCCCGCAGAGACGGCCCGTGTCTTTATCCGGAGATTATCCTGCCGTCGCGGAAATTGCAAGGCACTCTCCCGGCTTGGGTACTTTTTTGCGGCCGATCCTTCCGGTAGCAGGGTCGGCCATCCTGCGTAATGTCCTTGAACCCCGGGGGCGTTTATGGTAATAATGCCATAAATAAAAAGGTTTGTGTGGAAACGACCATCAATCCGACAATCATGGGCTGACGTTATGGACGATGAACTTCAAAAAATATTGCCACCCAAGAAAATCTGCCAGCTGCTTCTCAAAAAAGGGGTAATCAGCCGGAGCAGCGCCGAAGAAATCCTCAAAAACCAGCACAGTGTCAGGGAATCGCTGGAAAAACGGAGAAGCGTCCGGGCGGCTTCGGCGCCATCGGGTATCCGGATTAATAACCCGGTTACCATCGTGGATGTTATCGTGGCCATGAATCTGCCCCGGAGCGACAAGGAGATCGGGCAGGTGGATGAGGAGCTGATTTTTCAGCTCCTGGCCGACGAATGGGGCATCCCCTACAAGAAGATCGATCCGGTCAAGCTCGATCTGGAGCTGGTCACCAACACCATCCCTCGTTCCTTTGCCATGAACTATCTGGCGGTTCCCATTGCTATTGAAAAGAACAGCCTGATCGTCGCAACTCCCAACCCGTTTAACATGGAAGTCCTCAACGATATCGCCCGCGTGGCTCATAAGCGGGTGGCCCCGGTGGTCAGCACCAAATCGGATATCATCCGCACGATCAATGAATTTTTCGGTTTCAAGAGGTCCATCGCGGCGGCGGCGATTCAGTTTGAAGCGCCGGCCGTGGATCTGGGCAATCTGGAGCAGTTCGTCAGCATGGTCGGCGA
Proteins encoded in this region:
- the lptG gene encoding LPS export ABC transporter permease LptG, which encodes MSILFRYISREILKQFAVIATVVVVVYIAIDFFEKIEEVLKSGLPLSKFVFFFLLKIPLVLVQITPVASLVATLIVFGLMKRNNETTALKSCGLGISFLLKPTVIIGAGFCLFLFLLSEFVVPATISQANDIWLNKVRHKASATAKQNDIWIKDSRVIMHIHYYNPAEKAAFGVTLNFFDKDFRLTRRIDADRGAFSSSGWIFINALDHHFDENGELAQASVTQQLTVALDIVPEDVGRAAKSSDEMGFLELLRHIRKIADEGYSTALYRVDLHAKIAFPFVCLLMSLLGTGLGASGRSLGGIAATIAYGIGIAFAYWMLYGFALSLGYGGVLPPLVAAWSANIVFLFLTWAVLKKST
- a CDS encoding RidA family protein; translation: MEYVSTVKAPVAVGPYSQAVKTGNMLFCSGQIGLVPETGKMAGDDIDGQTRQVLTNLAAVLEAAGFAPGDVVRATVFLADMNHFPVVNRIYADFFGPHKPARATIQVAALPLGALVEIDCIAVKA
- the lptF gene encoding LPS export ABC transporter permease LptF, giving the protein MKPTALDRYVFTQFLPYFAVSIIFFTSVFLTHELLDIIDFVVNYNVAVVAVLLIMLYSMPYFLGYVIPISTMIAVLLAFLRISGDNEVTAIRSSGISVYRLLYPVAVFSLGAALLTALVSVWMLPRGKTALKALTYKTITSSPAMGLKEQEFISNFSNLTIYISGLDKKTNALAGIFIEDRQTTDQAVTVCAPSGYFTVDPETGIFRLNLLDGLINQARPDKKTFQSICFKRYAVNLDLQKPIPKKYRHKDEREMTFTELREYLKTGDRNTKDYFQAQLEYHKKFSIPFACLALGILAVSLGIQTHSARKSSGIGLALVCFLVYYLLLSAGEIFSEKGTLTPAMGMWMPNTVMSALAVYLIVITANDRGIRDEINRIYRYFFSRG
- a CDS encoding MFS transporter, producing the protein MKQLDKRIFSALFFSIFSAVMGVGIVVPLLPVYAETLGASGFYIGFIFSVFSLSRTILLPVFGHLSDKSGRKPYITIGLMGYALVSLAFMRTDTITGLIIVRFFQGIASAMIMPVAQAYIGDITPKDKEGFTMGLFNLSVFGSLSLGPIFGGLLKDSWGIDAAFIGMGVLSLAGCLLSLFFLPPRKEEYAVLRGSRPASWPALLRDKSLHGLFLFRFVYVFCIGTLWCFLPILAGGLGLSGTRTGVLVMLGVLVSGLLQVPMGMLADNTNKRRMAVTGGLIVAGAIFSFEWAAGFWELFTASIVFGIGGGIAMPPVMAMAVVKGDSAGAMGATMSLMTMAHSMGMFFGALLAGLAMDFFSLRHSFPLAGIIMLSGTALFAIFTRRMADKTINPDKP
- a CDS encoding phosphomannomutase/phosphoglucomutase, with translation MNPRIFREYDIRGIAEEDFSGDDVLLLGKAIGTYLQKHGRSLAAVGRDCRLTSDAYAGQIIRGLRETGCDVLDIGVCPTPVFYFAIHHFSTGGGIMVTASHNPPAYNGFKLCLGLDSIFGREILKIRDMIDSRSFLKGAGALSPADAVTPYKSFVKKGVSLSRPLRVAVDAGNGTAGVVAVPILRDLGCETHDLYCDMDGRFPNHEADPTIPDNLTDLISLVRGKKLDLGIGYDGDGDRIGVVDETGRIIYGDRLMILFAREILSRKPGATFVSEVKCSQVLYDDIRRHGGQAIMWKAGHSLIKTKMKQEKAELAGEMSGHIFFADRYLGFDDAIYASCRLLELMADFGRPLSDLLADIPETFTTPEIRVDCPDDEKFDLVDRVRDDLKARYHVIDIDGVRVLFDDGWGLVRASNTQPALVLRFEALTGQRLSDIRSLVEGVVEKYKQR
- the lpxK gene encoding tetraacyldisaccharide 4'-kinase, encoding MTVRDKLSTGAVSSALTPLSRLYGGAAFLRRARHDNGLMRVKRLPCPTVSIGNITTGGTGKTPMTIHIATLLKAAGLSPLIVSRGYKGSASKRGGIVSDGKHLLMDAGCSGDEPLLMAERLPGVPVAVGRDRYRIATEAIGRFAPDVVLLDDGFQHFQLARDIDIVLLDHARPLGNGRLLPAGPLREPPSAIRKADIIVFTRADQTAGFRPGGLERLISGKPCFAAFHVPVVTAWITGGRSIAGDDRPLPETNALARRRAFVFCGLADNPAFIESVGRLGVKITGHRFFRDHHACTDAELNAVSREAKRNNTDIIITSAKDHVKFRDRPTPTLPGDLVVLDAAISFREQSEQFKNLLLEKIERSREPLNPLEP